One Senegalimassilia faecalis genomic window, CGATGACAGCCGCTTGTCGGGCTCGAACGAGCTTATGTAGGGGCCGCCATCCCAGTCATGTCCCATGAGCTTGCAGCTGGATGCGGCGCACTCGGGCGAGCAATACATGGGCATCGCATGCTCATAGAGGCCGAATCCCAGATAGGGAACAGTTTCCATAGCCGATTCCACGGCGCGTCTGTACGTGATGTCCATCGACACGACGATGGTGTCACCGTCCATGAGATAGAACCAGTAGGAGCCCCTGCCGTATTGGGGGTCGACGAACCATGTCTCGCCGACGCTTCGCACCAGGTCGGCCCGTCCGAATCCGCGCGCGAGTGCTTCCTTCGCGCATACGGTGTGCAGCTGCGAAAGCTGTGTGACGAACATGTCGTAAAGTGGGTTTCCCTGTCCTGCGGCGTAGCTTCCGTTTGATTTTTCGGTAGAACTTGAATTCTTTTCGGTGCAGTTTTCCATCTTCCCGTTCCGTCTTTCGCATTGCCTTATTGAGCTGTATTTTATCGTAAAGAGTTATATATAGTTAACTAGTAGGAAGAAGGACGATAATCGCATGGCTCTTTCGATGGGCGCGCCTTTGCCCTTGAACGCGGTAGCGCAGACGCAGCCTTCGACGTCTGCCAACGCTGCATCGCGCCATCTTGACCCGCGTACGTCGCTTGCGGTTCTGGCAGCGATCAACGTGCAGATGGCGCTTACGCAAAGCCTGTTCGCCGAGATGGGCGTTTTGGCGCTTACCGTTGTCGTGATGGCGTATTGCCGTCGCTTCTCTGCGATCGTGCGCTGGCTTGCCTTCTATGCGCTGTTCGCCGTGACGGCGCAGCTGTTCGTGGCGAGCGGGAACACCCTGCTTTCGCCCTTTGCGGCGTCGCTTCTCATGTACCGCCATGTTTTGCCCGCCTTCATGTTCGCTTTCAACATGATCGCAACCACGCGTCTCGGCGAGCTCGCTTGCGCGCTGCAGGCGATGCATGTTCCTGCGAACGTGTCGGTGGCTGTGTGCGTGGCATTTCGTTTCCTTCCCACCATGGGACGCGAATTCTCCGCTGTCGCCGATGCTATGAAGACGCGCGGTATCGCGCTCACGCCGAGGTCGGTCGTGCGCCATCCTGCGAAGACCGCCGAACATTTCCTTGTGCCCGTGATCGCGCGTTTGGGCCAGATCGCCGACGAACTGGGGAACGCGGTCGTCGTTCGCGGCGTGGGGGCGAGTGCGCACCGCACCTCGTATTGCCACTTAAGGGTGCGCGCTATCGATGTTGCGTGTCTCATCGCTGCGATGGTGCTCCTTGCACTTTCCGTTTGCTTTAGAGCGGGGGTGCTCTGATGATGGAAAATGCCGCCGCGGCGAAGACTTCGCCCTATGCTATCGAGCTCGATGGATGCACGTTTTGCTACAAAGGCGCTTCCCGTCCATCGCTTCGTGACGTTTCGCTTAAGATCCCTCGCGGTCAATGCGTTGTTGTGACCGGGCAGTCAGGATGTGGCAAGACAACGCTTACGCGCCTCGTTAATGCGCTTATTCCTCTTATGTACGAAGGGGATCTTCAAGGTGAGGTGCTTGTTGCGGGAAAACCCGTTTCCGCATGGACGATGGGCGAGCTTTCCGCGCATGTCGGGTCGGTGTTCCAGAACCCGCGTAGCCAGTTCGTCAATCTCGACGTGACCTCGGAAATCGCCTTCGGATGCGAGAACTTCGGAATCGATCGCGAGGAAATGGTTGAACGTGTGGCGCAGGCAGCGGCAACGCTCGGTATTGAGGGCCTGCTCGGGCGCGGCACCGAGGCGCTTTCTGGCGGGCAGAAGCAGTCGGTTATCCTGGCATCGGTCTATGCGGTGCATCCCGACATCTTTGTGCTTGATGAGCCAACCGCGTCGCTCGATGTGCATGCGATGCGGAATCTTGCGCGCACGGTTGCGCTTCTGAAGAGTCAGGGGAAGACCGTGCTTATCTCCGAGCATCGCTTGTGGTGGCTTGACGGCATCGCAGACCGCTATGTGGTTATAAGCGATGGTTCGGTTATAGGAGACTGGCCGGCGGCAGAGTTCCTTGCTCTGCCGTTTGAAACGAGAACCGATATAGGGCTGCGCGCCGCCTCTCTTGCTGAAATCGACTCCGTTGTGGCGGTGTCGCCCTTGGGCGACGCGGTCGCATCAAATGCCTCCAGATCACCTTTATACGGAAAAGCCATCGTGCGTATGAGCGGCGTAGTTGCCGGCTATCGCGGCGCGCCTGCGGTCTTGAACGGTCTCGACTTCTGCCTCCTTCCAGGTAGCGTCGTCGGTATTGTGGGGCACAACGGGGCTGGGAAAACGACGTTTGCCCGGTGCATGGCCGGCCTTCTCAAGGAAAAGGCGGGGGTGATCGAGGTCGACGACGTGCCGCTTCGCGCAAGGAAACGGGCGGGGCGCGTGTACCTGGTTATGCAAGAACCGGGATACCAGTTGTTCAGCAGCACAGTCGACGATGAGCTTGCAAGCGCGTGCTCTTCGGATGGTGCGGAAGACAGCCTAGGTAATAAGGACCGGATTGCAGCAATAAAGGCTGCGCTTGCTCTCGAAGGTCTCGCCGACAGGCACCCGCTCTCCCTTTCAGGCGGGGAGCGCCAACGGCTTTCCATCGCTGCCGGCTTGCTTTCGAGTGCCCGCGCGATGATTCTCGACGAGCCTACGAGTGGCTTGGATTATCGCAACATGCGTCGAATAGATGCCCAGATCGCGCGCATTCGCGATGCGGGCATCGCCGTCTGCGTTGTCTCGCACGACTATGAGTTCCTCTGCTCGGCATGCGATGAGATAGCCCTGGTCGAAGACGGGCGCATCGCCGAGCGCTTCCCCTTAAACAAGGCAACACTTCCGAAGTTGAAGCTCAATTTCGGGTTTGCGGAAATACAGTAACAAGAGAAAGGTTTCACAATGACAAGCAAAGCAACAATCGGTTCTGCCGCCAAGGAACGTAATGGCTTGAGCCCGAAAGACTTCGTCTTTATCGCCGTGTTCGGCATCCTTTTGTTTCTAGTGTTCATGGCGTTCTCGATTATCTTTAGCGCGAATGCCAACCTGTGCTGGTTTACTCACACGGTAGGCGCGTTGTTCGCTGGTACCGTGTTCATGTACCTGGCCTATCGCGTCCCGAAGCGTGGTGCGATCGCCATCATGGGCATTATAGTTGGTGCTGTCGGCCTTCTGATGGGCATGTTCTGGAGCGGTCCTGTCGGCATTGTTGTGGGCGGTATCGTGGCAGACCTTATCGCAGGCGATCCGCAGAAGCGCACCAAGACCAAGCTTATCTGTGCCTTTGCCGCGTTCACGTTCTGCTTCTGGCTGGGGCAGATCTCTCTCATCCTTATGATGGGCGAGGCTTATGCCGAGATGTGCGTTCAAGCCGGCATGACCCGCGAGTACGGCCAAACGCTCGTTAACTCGATTCTAAGCCCAATGGGCGTCGTAACCGGCGCTGCCACCATCGCTGGCGGCCTCGTCGGCGGCTTCATCGGTACCAAGGTGTTCTCGAAGCACTTTGCCAAACTTGGCATGTAGATTAACGGCCGGGAGGTAAATATGGCA contains:
- a CDS encoding ABC transporter ATP-binding protein; this encodes MMENAAAAKTSPYAIELDGCTFCYKGASRPSLRDVSLKIPRGQCVVVTGQSGCGKTTLTRLVNALIPLMYEGDLQGEVLVAGKPVSAWTMGELSAHVGSVFQNPRSQFVNLDVTSEIAFGCENFGIDREEMVERVAQAAATLGIEGLLGRGTEALSGGQKQSVILASVYAVHPDIFVLDEPTASLDVHAMRNLARTVALLKSQGKTVLISEHRLWWLDGIADRYVVISDGSVIGDWPAAEFLALPFETRTDIGLRAASLAEIDSVVAVSPLGDAVASNASRSPLYGKAIVRMSGVVAGYRGAPAVLNGLDFCLLPGSVVGIVGHNGAGKTTFARCMAGLLKEKAGVIEVDDVPLRARKRAGRVYLVMQEPGYQLFSSTVDDELASACSSDGAEDSLGNKDRIAAIKAALALEGLADRHPLSLSGGERQRLSIAAGLLSSARAMILDEPTSGLDYRNMRRIDAQIARIRDAGIAVCVVSHDYEFLCSACDEIALVEDGRIAERFPLNKATLPKLKLNFGFAEIQ
- a CDS encoding MptD family putative ECF transporter S component produces the protein MTSKATIGSAAKERNGLSPKDFVFIAVFGILLFLVFMAFSIIFSANANLCWFTHTVGALFAGTVFMYLAYRVPKRGAIAIMGIIVGAVGLLMGMFWSGPVGIVVGGIVADLIAGDPQKRTKTKLICAFAAFTFCFWLGQISLILMMGEAYAEMCVQAGMTREYGQTLVNSILSPMGVVTGAATIAGGLVGGFIGTKVFSKHFAKLGM
- a CDS encoding energy-coupling factor transporter transmembrane component T gives rise to the protein MALSMGAPLPLNAVAQTQPSTSANAASRHLDPRTSLAVLAAINVQMALTQSLFAEMGVLALTVVVMAYCRRFSAIVRWLAFYALFAVTAQLFVASGNTLLSPFAASLLMYRHVLPAFMFAFNMIATTRLGELACALQAMHVPANVSVAVCVAFRFLPTMGREFSAVADAMKTRGIALTPRSVVRHPAKTAEHFLVPVIARLGQIADELGNAVVVRGVGASAHRTSYCHLRVRAIDVACLIAAMVLLALSVCFRAGVL